The following are encoded together in the Actinoplanes sp. N902-109 genome:
- a CDS encoding NADPH-dependent F420 reductase, with protein sequence MRAYRQVPVDALRGRIIIDTLNYDPARQGAVPEIEAGNTPPQLLLQSHLPGSSVVKAFSTMFFRHLPQLARPAGALDRSAVPIAGDSAVAKTAVATLTDSLGFDAYDVGPLAESRRFAPGTPAQAAYLDPDGMFAAPGRPASAVDLAALLQKADLS encoded by the coding sequence GTGCGCGCCTACCGGCAGGTGCCGGTCGACGCGCTGCGCGGCCGGATCATCATCGACACCCTCAACTACGACCCGGCACGCCAGGGTGCTGTCCCCGAGATCGAGGCCGGCAACACCCCACCGCAGCTGCTCCTGCAGTCACACCTTCCCGGCTCGTCCGTGGTCAAGGCGTTCAGCACCATGTTCTTCCGGCACCTACCGCAACTCGCGCGCCCAGCCGGCGCGCTTGATCGCAGCGCCGTACCCATCGCGGGCGACTCCGCGGTGGCCAAGACGGCGGTCGCCACCCTGACCGACTCACTCGGCTTCGACGCCTACGACGTCGGACCGCTCGCCGAGAGCCGACGGTTCGCACCGGGCACACCCGCGCAGGCGGCCTATCTCGATCCGGACGGCATGTTCGCCGCCCCCGGCCGCCCCGCCTCCGCCGTCGACCTGGCCGCACTCCTGCAGAAGGCGGACCTGTCATGA
- a CDS encoding MarR family winged helix-turn-helix transcriptional regulator, which yields MEGPTGLEQMICFELYAASRAMTGLYRPELDAAGITYPQYVALRVIWQRGRITVRDLGTILHLDSGTLSPLLKRLETQGLIHRERGTDDERVVWITSTTQGSELQQRVADLPQRLACALDLNTEEFTTLHTLLGRIRSARAI from the coding sequence ATGGAAGGGCCCACCGGACTCGAACAGATGATCTGCTTCGAGCTCTACGCCGCCAGCCGCGCCATGACCGGGCTCTACCGGCCCGAACTCGACGCCGCGGGCATCACCTACCCCCAGTACGTCGCCCTGCGCGTCATCTGGCAACGCGGCCGCATCACCGTGCGCGACCTCGGCACCATCCTGCACCTCGACAGCGGCACCCTCTCGCCACTGCTCAAACGCCTCGAAACCCAAGGCCTCATCCACCGCGAACGCGGCACCGACGACGAGCGCGTCGTCTGGATCACCAGCACCACCCAGGGTTCCGAGCTGCAACAACGGGTAGCAGACCTACCGCAACGACTGGCCTGCGCCCTCGACCTGAACACCGAGGAATTCACCACCCTGCACACCCTGCTCGGCCGCATCCGCAGCGCCCGAGCCATCTGA
- a CDS encoding TetR/AcrR family transcriptional regulator yields the protein MGREQGLRDRKKAQTRERIADVAAGLFAERNYEAVSIMDVARAANVSDQTVYNYFPAKQDLVLDRVDEFLELYRRAVLDRAEGVSPADALRPLVEADIDRYRHADPRLARGEFPAQCVDSPVLRRFALEFRERQADAVAASILSTCPALEPIVARAHAAALISVVQTITDRIGAGLLTSVPSDALAAEMTQAAATAFDDLDRTFRAMTTKEPS from the coding sequence ATGGGGCGAGAGCAGGGTCTTCGGGACCGCAAGAAGGCACAGACGCGGGAGCGGATCGCCGACGTGGCTGCCGGCCTGTTCGCCGAGCGCAACTACGAGGCTGTCTCGATCATGGATGTGGCTCGCGCAGCGAACGTGTCGGACCAGACCGTGTACAACTACTTCCCGGCCAAGCAGGATCTGGTGCTCGACCGGGTCGACGAGTTCCTCGAGCTGTACCGGCGCGCTGTGCTCGACCGGGCCGAAGGGGTGAGTCCGGCCGACGCTCTGCGCCCCCTGGTCGAGGCCGACATCGACCGTTACCGTCACGCCGACCCGCGGCTGGCGCGCGGCGAATTCCCCGCACAATGCGTCGACAGCCCGGTTCTGCGCCGTTTCGCCCTCGAATTCCGGGAGCGTCAGGCCGACGCGGTCGCGGCATCGATCCTCAGCACCTGCCCAGCCCTGGAACCGATTGTCGCCAGGGCACATGCTGCCGCGCTCATCAGCGTCGTCCAGACGATCACCGACCGGATCGGCGCCGGCCTCTTGACCTCAGTCCCCTCGGACGCCCTGGCGGCCGAGATGACACAGGCCGCGGCCACCGCATTCGACGATCTCGACCGCACCTTCCGCGCCATGACCACCAAGGAGCCATCGTGA
- a CDS encoding MerR family transcriptional regulator: MAQSEDMLNDDDYPAYTMGRAAEIVGASQDFLRRLDEAKLIVPFRSAGGHRRYSRYQLRLAARAREMVDQGTALEAACRIIILEDQLEEALQRNRDLQSRQQAGTA, encoded by the coding sequence ATGGCCCAATCCGAGGACATGCTCAACGACGACGACTACCCCGCCTACACCATGGGCCGCGCCGCCGAGATCGTGGGCGCCTCGCAGGACTTCCTGCGCCGTCTCGACGAGGCGAAACTGATCGTTCCGTTCCGTTCCGCCGGCGGGCACCGCCGCTACTCCCGTTATCAGCTGCGCCTGGCCGCCCGGGCGCGGGAGATGGTCGACCAGGGCACCGCTCTGGAAGCCGCCTGCCGGATCATCATTCTCGAAGACCAGCTGGAGGAAGCCCTTCAGCGCAACCGCGACCTGCAGTCCCGCCAGCAGGCCGGCACCGCCTGA
- a CDS encoding TetR/AcrR family transcriptional regulator, protein MEEQPPLRADAQRNRARILDAAEAVFTESGPRASTEQVARRAGVAIGTVFRHFPTKDDLLAAILKRLLAQLVAQAADLDLLAFFTEVVAQAAAQKTVADLLARSGVDIRLADALGRLQAAVGESLHRAQAAGVVSPSVRLPEVMALLTSLCQGAVQGGWDDEVQARTLAVVFAGLRGGHDR, encoded by the coding sequence TTGGAAGAGCAGCCGCCGCTGCGGGCCGACGCGCAACGCAACCGCGCCCGTATCCTCGACGCCGCCGAGGCCGTGTTCACCGAGTCCGGCCCCCGAGCCTCGACCGAGCAGGTGGCCCGGCGCGCGGGTGTCGCTATCGGCACGGTGTTCCGGCATTTCCCTACCAAGGACGACCTGCTGGCGGCCATCCTGAAGCGGCTGCTGGCCCAGCTCGTGGCGCAGGCCGCGGACCTCGATCTTCTCGCGTTCTTCACCGAGGTGGTGGCGCAGGCCGCGGCGCAGAAGACCGTGGCCGACCTGCTGGCCCGGTCGGGGGTGGACATCCGGCTCGCCGATGCCCTGGGCCGGCTGCAGGCTGCGGTCGGCGAGTCGCTGCACCGGGCGCAGGCTGCCGGTGTGGTCAGCCCGTCGGTGCGGCTGCCCGAGGTCATGGCGCTGCTGACGAGTCTCTGCCAGGGGGCGGTGCAGGGTGGGTGGGACGACGAGGTGCAGGCCCGCACGCTCGCGGTTGTCTTCGCCGGTCTGCGCGGCGGTCACGACCGCTGA
- a CDS encoding tyrosine-type recombinase/integrase, with product MHHESLSGADLSVATLVEEFLAAQAVRKPSPHTLMAYRRDLMAVLKLVGEDVTLSDLSPRTLRGAFAGFAAGRAPASVYRAWSSWNSFFGFLVVEGVVAGNPMPAVGKPKFVQPSPKPLRGEDTPEQLLVAVSRADERQRDPWPERDVVVLALALCAGLRLSEMLALRAGSVLGRSGERWVEVAGKGGRPRSVPIEPELDAVLERYVDSRRVRFGRVRPDEVLLVDRRGLPLQRGGLQYLVRSCYRRAGVGDRVPRGAQLHALRHTFATRLAQDGANASEIMRLLGHASLSTSQGYIEVTAAQQRAAVKANRTNKALGRLPREQPPRGR from the coding sequence ATGCATCACGAATCGCTCAGCGGGGCTGATCTGTCCGTCGCGACGCTGGTGGAGGAGTTTCTGGCGGCTCAGGCTGTCCGGAAGCCGTCGCCGCACACGTTGATGGCGTATCGGCGGGACCTGATGGCCGTGCTGAAGCTGGTGGGTGAGGATGTCACGCTGAGTGACCTCTCCCCCCGTACGTTGCGGGGGGCTTTTGCGGGGTTTGCGGCGGGGCGGGCGCCGGCGTCGGTGTATCGGGCGTGGTCGAGCTGGAACTCGTTCTTCGGGTTTCTGGTGGTGGAGGGTGTGGTGGCCGGCAACCCGATGCCGGCGGTGGGCAAGCCGAAGTTCGTGCAGCCCTCCCCCAAGCCGTTGCGCGGTGAGGACACGCCGGAGCAGCTGCTCGTGGCGGTGAGCCGGGCTGATGAGCGGCAGCGGGATCCGTGGCCGGAGCGCGACGTCGTGGTGCTGGCGCTGGCGTTGTGTGCGGGGCTGCGGTTGTCGGAGATGCTGGCGTTGCGGGCCGGGTCGGTGCTGGGGCGCTCGGGTGAGCGGTGGGTGGAGGTGGCCGGCAAGGGTGGGCGGCCGCGGTCGGTGCCGATCGAGCCGGAGCTGGATGCGGTGCTGGAGCGGTATGTGGACAGCCGGCGGGTGCGGTTCGGGCGGGTGCGGCCGGATGAGGTGCTGCTGGTGGATCGGCGGGGGTTGCCGTTGCAGCGTGGGGGTCTGCAGTATCTGGTGCGCTCGTGTTACCGGCGGGCGGGGGTGGGTGACCGGGTGCCGCGGGGTGCGCAGTTGCATGCGTTGCGGCATACGTTTGCGACGCGGCTGGCGCAGGACGGGGCGAATGCGTCGGAGATCATGCGGTTGCTGGGGCATGCGTCGTTGTCGACGTCGCAGGGCTACATCGAGGTGACGGCGGCGCAGCAGCGGGCGGCGGTCAAGGCGAACCGGACGAACAAGGCGTTGGGGCGGCTGCCGCGGGAGCAGCCGCCCCGGGGCCGTTAG
- a CDS encoding FAD-dependent monooxygenase — protein sequence MSKNVLVSGASFAGLTTAYWLNRHGYQVTLVEVAQGLKKGGTPVDIVGETVDIVKRMNIFGEVRAHALPPRSTVFKRIDDTVEAHMEPDPLDQDGDQARYEVPRDDLLRILYDTIKDDVEVIFGDSITTLTDVPEGVRATFRLAPDRDFAMVFGCDGNHSLVRKLRFGAESEFSRFLGAYFAISIVDKGIIEPDTTEINSVPGRTVMLNSYVNKTDICFLFRSDTEIPYDYRDQNEQRQILADRFKDHGWRSADLLEELATADNFYFDKLCQVKMPRWSDGRIALVGDAAYCASPAAGMGGSLAIIGATALGDAFERHGTDIDAAFKEYDRSLRPFVEDVQAEVVSFGLATFFPATEEEIQQRNEFLQQ from the coding sequence GTGAGCAAGAACGTCCTCGTCTCAGGAGCCAGCTTTGCCGGTCTCACCACCGCCTACTGGCTGAACAGACACGGATATCAGGTCACCCTGGTGGAGGTCGCTCAAGGGCTGAAGAAGGGCGGCACGCCGGTCGACATCGTCGGCGAAACGGTAGACATCGTGAAGCGTATGAACATCTTCGGCGAGGTGCGGGCGCACGCCTTGCCGCCCCGGTCAACGGTGTTCAAGCGCATCGACGACACCGTCGAGGCGCACATGGAGCCAGACCCGCTCGACCAGGACGGCGATCAGGCCCGGTACGAGGTCCCCCGCGACGACCTGCTCCGGATTCTGTACGACACCATCAAGGACGACGTCGAAGTGATCTTCGGTGATTCCATCACCACCCTCACCGATGTCCCCGAGGGTGTGCGTGCAACGTTTCGCCTGGCCCCGGACCGCGACTTCGCCATGGTGTTCGGCTGCGACGGCAACCACTCTCTCGTCCGGAAGCTCCGCTTCGGAGCCGAATCGGAGTTCAGCCGCTTCCTCGGCGCCTACTTCGCGATCTCGATCGTGGACAAGGGCATCATCGAGCCGGACACCACCGAGATCAATTCGGTCCCCGGCCGGACGGTCATGCTGAACTCGTACGTGAACAAGACGGACATCTGCTTTCTCTTCCGCTCCGATACCGAGATCCCCTACGACTACCGGGACCAGAACGAGCAGCGTCAGATCCTCGCCGACCGCTTCAAGGACCACGGATGGCGCTCGGCTGACCTGCTCGAAGAACTGGCGACGGCGGACAACTTCTACTTCGACAAGCTGTGCCAGGTAAAAATGCCGCGATGGTCCGACGGGCGAATCGCCTTGGTCGGCGACGCCGCCTACTGCGCCTCTCCGGCGGCCGGCATGGGTGGGTCCCTCGCCATCATCGGCGCCACAGCGCTGGGCGACGCCTTCGAGCGGCACGGGACGGACATCGACGCTGCTTTCAAGGAGTACGACCGGAGTCTGCGTCCCTTCGTCGAAGACGTTCAGGCGGAAGTTGTCAGCTTCGGGCTTGCGACCTTCTTCCCCGCAACCGAGGAGGAGATCCAGCAACGGAACGAATTCCTTCAGCAATGA
- a CDS encoding endonuclease/exonuclease/phosphatase family protein, producing the protein MRLATFNLLHGRSLSDGAVHADRVAQAVADLDADVLGLQEVDRAQPRSGHLDLTAIAAEALGAPAHRFAAAVVGTPGETWQPWKSEADNTNPLYGIALVSRWPVLRWQITQLPGAPIKSPVWVPEGRILMIKDEPRILIAAVIDAPGGPMTVANTHLSFVPGWNLRQLRHAVRALRSLPAPRILMGDLNMPAGPVRAVTGWHTLARRATYPSPAPRAQLDHILADPRGGHALGRVAQVATPAVPVSDHRPLVVHLT; encoded by the coding sequence GTGCGCCTGGCCACTTTCAACCTCCTGCACGGCCGTTCGCTGTCCGACGGTGCCGTGCACGCCGACCGCGTCGCGCAAGCCGTGGCCGACCTCGACGCCGACGTGCTCGGCCTGCAGGAGGTCGACCGGGCCCAGCCACGCAGCGGGCACCTCGACCTGACGGCCATCGCCGCCGAGGCCCTCGGTGCCCCCGCGCACCGCTTCGCCGCGGCGGTGGTCGGCACGCCGGGGGAGACCTGGCAACCCTGGAAGTCCGAAGCCGACAACACCAACCCGCTGTACGGCATAGCCCTGGTCAGCCGGTGGCCGGTGCTGCGCTGGCAGATCACCCAGCTGCCCGGCGCCCCGATCAAGTCGCCGGTGTGGGTGCCCGAGGGCCGCATCCTGATGATCAAGGACGAGCCGCGCATCCTCATCGCCGCGGTCATCGACGCCCCGGGCGGGCCCATGACGGTGGCCAACACCCACCTGTCGTTCGTACCGGGATGGAATCTGCGGCAGTTGCGTCACGCCGTGCGTGCGCTGCGCAGCCTGCCGGCACCGCGCATCCTGATGGGCGACCTGAACATGCCGGCCGGGCCGGTGCGCGCGGTCACCGGCTGGCACACCCTGGCGCGGCGGGCCACCTATCCCAGCCCCGCACCCCGGGCCCAGCTCGACCACATCCTGGCCGACCCGCGCGGTGGGCACGCGCTGGGCCGCGTCGCGCAGGTCGCCACCCCGGCCGTGCCGGTCTCCGACCACCGCCCGCTGGTCGTGCACCTGACGTAG
- a CDS encoding aldo/keto reductase: MGFGTMRITANPDRQLAIRVLRRAAELGVDHFDTASFYVSPGGTLGVGSGPRRWAAELLRAALHPYPDGCVIASKVISTAPLRERVESTLRLLGVDTLDVVNLRLRDRDAEVSLEQPFSELAALRERGLIRHLGISNVHRHHLQQAQAIAPVVGVQNAYGLELRHPGDTELLAECGRRGIAFVPFFSVAGRGHERGAVPLAAGPVAQRHGVSEHQVRLAWTLHQGAHVLAIPGTGSVAHLEQNMAAARLRLTAADLAQLQAD; the protein is encoded by the coding sequence ATGGGGTTCGGCACCATGCGCATCACCGCCAACCCCGACCGGCAGCTGGCGATCCGGGTGCTGCGCCGGGCCGCCGAGCTGGGGGTCGACCACTTCGACACGGCCAGTTTCTACGTCTCGCCCGGCGGCACGCTGGGGGTGGGTTCGGGGCCGAGACGGTGGGCCGCGGAGCTGCTGCGGGCCGCGCTGCACCCGTACCCGGACGGGTGTGTCATCGCCTCGAAGGTGATCTCCACGGCGCCGCTGCGTGAGCGGGTCGAGTCGACGCTGCGGCTGCTGGGCGTCGACACCCTGGACGTGGTGAACCTGCGGCTGCGCGACCGGGACGCCGAGGTCTCGCTGGAGCAGCCGTTCAGCGAGCTGGCCGCGCTGCGCGAGCGGGGGCTGATCCGGCATCTGGGCATCTCCAACGTGCACCGCCACCACCTGCAGCAGGCGCAGGCGATCGCGCCGGTGGTGGGCGTGCAGAACGCCTACGGCCTGGAGCTGCGCCACCCGGGCGACACCGAGCTGCTGGCCGAGTGCGGGCGCCGCGGCATCGCGTTCGTGCCGTTCTTCTCGGTGGCCGGGCGGGGGCACGAACGCGGTGCCGTACCGCTGGCCGCGGGCCCGGTGGCGCAGCGGCACGGGGTCAGCGAGCATCAGGTGCGCCTGGCGTGGACGTTGCATCAGGGTGCGCATGTGCTGGCGATCCCGGGCACCGGCAGCGTGGCGCATCTGGAGCAGAACATGGCCGCCGCCCGGCTGCGGCTGACGGCGGCCGATCTGGCGCAGCTTCAGGCGGACTGA
- a CDS encoding GNAT family N-acetyltransferase, with amino-acid sequence MSGLSLRRWRDEDAPALVAVADDDALRQYTRVRAPDVEAALRWLAAQHAGWADATRFSFAVVDAGGQLAGNVVLKRGGARAAGTAEVGYWTAAPARGRGVASQAVGLLTAWAFGRFAQLHRIELLHAVDNVASCRVAVRSGFAYEATLSAQHPYPQQGHLHAKERP; translated from the coding sequence GTGAGCGGGCTGAGCCTGCGCCGCTGGCGTGACGAGGACGCACCGGCCCTGGTGGCGGTGGCCGACGACGACGCGCTGCGGCAGTACACCAGGGTGCGCGCACCCGATGTCGAGGCGGCGCTGCGGTGGCTGGCGGCCCAGCACGCCGGCTGGGCCGACGCGACCCGGTTCAGCTTCGCCGTCGTGGACGCCGGTGGGCAGCTGGCGGGCAACGTGGTCCTCAAACGCGGCGGCGCGCGGGCGGCCGGGACCGCTGAGGTCGGTTACTGGACGGCTGCGCCCGCCCGGGGCCGCGGGGTGGCGTCGCAGGCGGTGGGGCTGCTCACCGCGTGGGCGTTCGGCAGGTTCGCGCAGCTGCACCGGATCGAGTTGCTGCATGCCGTCGACAACGTCGCTTCCTGCCGGGTGGCGGTGCGCAGCGGGTTCGCGTACGAGGCGACGCTCAGCGCGCAGCACCCGTACCCGCAGCAGGGTCATCTGCATGCCAAGGAGCGCCCGTGA
- a CDS encoding organic hydroperoxide resistance protein, translated as MAAIYTASATATGDGRQGHTRSSDGVIDLDLSVPKEMGGPGGAHSNPEQLFAAGYAACFHGALKLVAGKQKIQLTDTAITVDVGIGPNGQGGFQLEVTIEAELPSVDEATAQQLLEAAHQVCPYSNATRGNIDVKLQLA; from the coding sequence ATGGCAGCCATCTACACCGCCTCCGCCACCGCCACCGGCGACGGACGGCAAGGCCACACCCGCTCCAGCGACGGCGTCATCGACCTCGACCTGTCCGTCCCCAAGGAGATGGGCGGCCCCGGCGGCGCCCACAGCAACCCCGAACAGCTGTTCGCCGCCGGCTACGCCGCCTGCTTCCACGGCGCCCTCAAACTCGTCGCCGGCAAGCAGAAGATCCAGCTCACCGACACCGCCATCACCGTCGACGTCGGCATCGGCCCCAACGGCCAGGGCGGCTTCCAGCTCGAGGTCACCATCGAGGCCGAACTGCCCAGCGTCGACGAGGCAACCGCCCAGCAGCTGCTCGAAGCCGCCCACCAGGTGTGCCCCTACAGCAACGCCACCCGCGGCAACATCGACGTCAAACTCCAGCTCGCCTGA
- a CDS encoding nuclear transport factor 2 family protein, whose protein sequence is MTPREIFDRMCAQWLANQPTFTAELLADDVVIETPFAAPGRPTRIDGRQRVLEYTRASRAAFPVRFDDCRTIAVHDTADPDVIVVEYELAGTHTTTGLTATAPFIAVLRTRDGKLAHWREYQHTLAIAQAVGRP, encoded by the coding sequence ATGACGCCGCGGGAAATCTTCGACCGGATGTGCGCGCAGTGGCTGGCGAACCAGCCTACCTTCACCGCCGAGCTGCTCGCCGACGACGTGGTGATCGAGACGCCGTTCGCCGCACCCGGCCGGCCCACCCGGATCGACGGCAGGCAGCGGGTGCTCGAGTACACCCGGGCGAGCCGGGCCGCGTTCCCGGTCCGCTTCGACGACTGCCGCACCATCGCCGTGCACGACACCGCCGACCCCGACGTCATCGTGGTCGAGTACGAGCTGGCCGGCACGCACACCACCACCGGGCTGACCGCCACCGCGCCGTTCATCGCCGTGCTGCGCACCCGCGACGGCAAGCTGGCCCACTGGCGCGAGTACCAGCACACCCTGGCCATCGCCCAGGCCGTCGGCCGCCCCTGA
- a CDS encoding DUF6204 family protein, whose amino-acid sequence MSPRTIRVTVRGAFDALTDAQRTELLAAAAEHDVVFAAFTPTGSMTYDIAARPFFTFRYQGSAGSDDDIPAVTARAQAAAVQWLDTRGYAYKNLSSQTTDMSQIPLGARGKRRQSA is encoded by the coding sequence ATGAGTCCACGCACCATCCGGGTCACCGTCCGCGGCGCCTTCGACGCCCTCACCGACGCCCAGCGCACCGAACTGCTGGCCGCCGCCGCCGAGCACGACGTGGTGTTCGCCGCGTTCACCCCTACCGGCTCGATGACCTACGACATCGCCGCCCGCCCGTTCTTCACCTTCCGCTACCAGGGCAGCGCCGGCTCCGACGACGACATCCCCGCGGTGACCGCCCGCGCGCAGGCCGCCGCGGTGCAGTGGCTGGACACGCGCGGGTATGCGTACAAGAACCTGAGCAGCCAGACCACCGACATGTCGCAGATCCCGCTGGGCGCCCGCGGCAAGCGCCGTCAGTCCGCCTGA
- a CDS encoding zinc-binding alcohol dehydrogenase family protein codes for MKAAVVTAYGTAPRYREFPDPEPAGEHEIVVEVLAAGLHPRVRMQAGGSHYTSAGAGLPLVPGIDGVCRDADGRLWYFMSLNGTYGSMAERAVIDTRHSVVLPDHADPLTIAATLNCVIASWLALTQRTTLRPGQNVLVLGATGGTGRMALQVARHLGAGQVVAVGRNPERLAALPGATATALIGDAQTLADVGAEIDIVLDFLWAEPAAETMAAMVSHRADPTRPLCWVNLGEMAGPRATLPAGAVRSTRLDILGSGQGSLTGSTLTAAIPAVTAAIVDGTYAVQPHPVPLHDVEQAWSRPGDSAKRVVFHSR; via the coding sequence ATGAAAGCAGCGGTCGTCACCGCCTACGGCACGGCCCCCCGATACCGGGAATTCCCCGACCCCGAGCCGGCCGGAGAGCACGAGATCGTCGTCGAGGTGCTGGCCGCCGGCCTGCATCCCCGGGTTCGCATGCAGGCCGGCGGGTCGCACTACACCAGCGCCGGCGCCGGCCTGCCACTGGTGCCAGGCATCGACGGCGTCTGCCGCGACGCCGACGGCCGGCTCTGGTACTTCATGTCCCTGAACGGCACGTACGGATCGATGGCCGAACGCGCGGTCATCGACACGCGGCACAGCGTCGTCCTGCCCGACCACGCCGACCCGTTGACCATCGCCGCGACGCTGAACTGCGTGATCGCCTCCTGGCTGGCGCTCACCCAGCGGACCACGCTGCGGCCCGGGCAGAACGTGCTGGTCCTGGGCGCTACCGGCGGCACCGGACGCATGGCCCTGCAGGTGGCCCGCCACCTCGGCGCCGGACAGGTGGTTGCCGTGGGCCGCAACCCGGAACGGCTCGCCGCGCTGCCCGGCGCCACCGCGACCGCCCTGATCGGTGATGCGCAGACCCTCGCTGACGTCGGCGCCGAGATCGACATCGTGCTCGACTTCCTCTGGGCAGAACCGGCAGCCGAAACGATGGCCGCGATGGTCTCGCACCGGGCCGACCCGACCCGCCCCCTCTGCTGGGTGAACCTCGGCGAGATGGCCGGCCCACGAGCGACCCTGCCGGCCGGCGCGGTGCGCTCGACGAGGCTTGACATCCTCGGCAGTGGCCAGGGGTCGCTGACCGGCAGCACCCTGACGGCCGCCATCCCCGCCGTCACCGCCGCCATCGTCGACGGCACCTACGCGGTACAACCCCACCCCGTACCGTTGCACGACGTCGAACAAGCCTGGTCACGCCCCGGTGACAGCGCCAAGCGCGTCGTCTTCCACTCCCGCTGA
- a CDS encoding heme-degrading domain-containing protein: MSETEELLLRRLQEQEERLVFERFELDDAWQLGSLLVRLAGERSLPVAIDIRRGTQQVFHAALAGSTADNDHWIVRKVRVVERFAASSYLVGRRLAAKGEALDAKYGVDPADYATHGGAFPVRVRGAGVVGVVTVSGLPQADDHALVVQAIEAHLAR, encoded by the coding sequence GTGAGCGAGACCGAGGAGCTGCTGCTGCGGCGGCTGCAGGAGCAGGAAGAACGCCTGGTGTTCGAGCGGTTCGAGCTCGACGACGCCTGGCAGCTGGGCAGTCTGCTGGTGCGGCTGGCCGGCGAGCGGTCGCTGCCGGTGGCGATCGACATCCGGCGCGGCACCCAGCAGGTGTTCCACGCCGCGCTGGCGGGCAGCACCGCGGACAACGACCACTGGATCGTGCGCAAGGTGCGGGTGGTGGAGCGGTTCGCCGCGTCGTCCTACCTGGTCGGGCGGCGGCTGGCGGCCAAGGGTGAGGCGCTGGATGCCAAGTACGGCGTGGATCCGGCCGACTACGCGACCCATGGCGGCGCTTTCCCCGTACGGGTGCGCGGGGCCGGGGTGGTCGGGGTGGTGACGGTGTCGGGGCTGCCGCAGGCCGACGATCACGCCCTGGTCGTGCAGGCCATCGAGGCGCACCTGGCGCGGTGA
- a CDS encoding winged helix-turn-helix transcriptional regulator, with protein MRHGDPAALIGGVSRKMLTQTLRRLDAHGLARRQTYAGARRG; from the coding sequence GTGCGCCACGGCGACCCAGCCGCGCTGATCGGCGGTGTCTCCCGCAAGATGCTCACCCAGACCCTGCGCCGCCTGGATGCCCACGGCCTGGCGCGCCGCCAGACCTACGCCGGGGCCCGTCGCGGGTGA
- a CDS encoding alpha/beta fold hydrolase has product MPYVTTSTGVELYHEDFGTGDPVVLIHGWPLSGRSWENQIPALIADGKRVITYDRRGFGKSSQPWDGYDYDTFAADLDALLTQLDLTGVTLVGFSMGGGEVARYLGTYGSSRIAKAVFAAAVPPYLYKNGDNPDGALDDDTIKQFQDGITTDRIAFVDAFAENFFKAGKKSQVSDAQVRYAQELAHLASPKGTLDCVAAFGLTDFRDDLAKIDIPVLVIHGDSDAVVPFENSGKRTAEAIKGAQLHVIKDGPHGINASHPTEFNEALLAFLN; this is encoded by the coding sequence ATGCCGTACGTCACCACCAGCACCGGCGTCGAGCTCTACCACGAGGACTTCGGCACCGGCGACCCCGTCGTGCTCATCCACGGCTGGCCCCTGTCCGGCCGCAGCTGGGAAAACCAGATCCCGGCCCTCATCGCCGACGGCAAGCGCGTCATCACCTACGACCGCCGCGGCTTCGGCAAGAGCAGCCAGCCCTGGGACGGCTACGACTACGACACCTTCGCCGCCGACCTCGACGCCCTGCTCACCCAGCTCGACCTCACCGGCGTCACCCTCGTCGGCTTCTCCATGGGCGGGGGAGAGGTGGCCCGCTACCTCGGCACCTACGGCAGCAGCCGGATCGCCAAGGCCGTCTTCGCCGCCGCCGTCCCGCCCTACCTCTACAAGAACGGCGACAACCCCGACGGCGCCCTCGACGACGACACCATCAAACAGTTCCAGGACGGCATCACCACCGACCGCATCGCCTTCGTCGACGCCTTCGCCGAGAACTTCTTCAAAGCCGGCAAGAAGTCCCAGGTCAGCGACGCCCAGGTGCGCTACGCCCAGGAACTGGCCCACCTCGCCAGCCCCAAGGGCACCCTCGACTGCGTCGCCGCGTTCGGCCTCACCGACTTCCGCGACGACCTGGCCAAGATCGACATCCCGGTGCTGGTCATCCATGGCGACAGCGACGCCGTCGTCCCGTTCGAGAACAGCGGCAAACGCACCGCCGAAGCCATCAAGGGCGCCCAGCTGCACGTCATCAAGGACGGCCCGCACGGCATCAACGCCAGCCACCCCACCGAGTTCAACGAAGCCCTGCTGGCCTTCCTGAACTAA